From a region of the Toxotes jaculatrix isolate fToxJac2 chromosome 7, fToxJac2.pri, whole genome shotgun sequence genome:
- the vamp5 gene encoding vesicle-associated membrane protein 5 — MENGKSRLQQTQDEVEEVKDIMLDNLNKAEERSEKLHDLEDRADVLLEKSKNFEKTCNQVKQKKRWENKKMKIVFIGVGVVAGLTILGLIIFAIVG; from the exons ATG GAGAATGGGAAGAGCCGCCTGCAGCAGACCCAGGacgaggtggaggaggtgaaggacaTCATGCTAGACAATCTGAACAAGGCTGAAGAGAGATCGGAGAAACTGCATGATCTGGAGGATAGGGCTGATGTGCTGCTGGAAAAG agtAAAAATTTTGAAAAGACCTGCAACCAGgtgaagcagaagaaaagatGGGAGAACAAGAAGATGAAAATCGTGTTTATTGGCGTTGGAGTGGTTGCAGGACTCACCATTCTCGGACTTATAATCTTTGCCATCGTTGGATAA
- the LOC121184814 gene encoding vesicle-associated membrane protein 8-like: MEQGAVAAEPAPQNKVQTLRNEIDEVTDKMKENMQRIIERELKTADLVTQSEEMEAGAQHFKQTSQKVARSYWWKNVKLIVAIVVVVLIIVLIIVLLATGVIPTNVTQTSTP; the protein is encoded by the exons ATG GAGCAGGGAGCAGTGGCAGCTGAGCCAGCACCACAGAACAAAGTACAGACTTTGAGGAATGAGATAGATGAAGTCACAGACAAGATGAAGGAGAATATGCAACGAATCATTGAACGAGAATTAAAGACGGCCGACCTTGTCACCCAGTCAGAGGAAATGGAAGCAGGG GCTCAGCACTTCAAGCAGACGTCTCAGAAAGTGGCTCGCTCCTATTGGTGGAAGAACGTCAAGCTGATCGTGGCCATTGTGGTGGTGGTCCTCATCATCGTCCTCATCATCGTCCTGCTGGCCACTGGAGTCATCCCTACCAATGTCACTCAGACCTCTACGCCATag
- the LOC121184739 gene encoding vesicle-associated membrane protein 8-like produces the protein MDIDPERGGVAAAPEPQDKVQALKDQVDGVKNIMTQNVDRILARGERLDDLMDKSEGLQAGAQHFKQTSQKVARSYWWKNVKLIVVIVIVVLIIVLIIVLLATGVIPVSAPLPPVVNPTHKP, from the exons ATGGACATTGATCCG GAGCGGGGAGGAGTGGCGGCAGCACCAGAGCCCCAGGACAAGGTGCAGGCCTTGAAGGATCAGGTAGATGGAGTGAAAAACATCATGACCCAGAATGTGGACCGCATCCTGGCCCGAGGAGAGAGACTGGATGACCTCATGGACAAATCAGAGGGCCTGCAAGCAGGG GCTCAGCACTTCAAGCAGACGTCTCAGAAAGTGGCTCGCTCCTATTGGTGGAAGAACGTCAAGCTGATCGTGGTCATCGTGATAGTCGTCCTTATCATCGTCCTCATCATCGTCCTGCTGGCCACTGGGGTCATCCCTGTCAGTGCCCCTTTGCCTCCTGTAGTCAATCCCACCCACAAgccataa